TCTGGCTTTGGGGCCGCCTCACAGCAGCTCTCTTCCTCTTGATGATCCTCTCGCTGTTCCGCATCCTTCTTGGATATCTCGATGCTCAGCCCGGCCATCggcttcttttttcccttttcctgaCGCACCACCGCTATACACAGACTGTCGTCTTCGATCTCCTTCCCGAATTTGTTTATCTTATCCGTTATGTCCTCCATGATGGAATATTCCGCCGTCTCATGTTCGCTTGGTCCAGCCCGATACGAGCCGATGCTTGACGTATTGAGCGTGATTTGTATGATGAGATTGTTGTCCCACTCTTCGTGCTGTACTTCCAGCACCTGTGCATTGGGGAAACGCACGAAAAACACGTAATAGCAGGGAAAGAATCCATTACCCACGTTCGTGAACCGACAGTGCACCGAATCCGTCCGGTTGTCCAGCTCAACGGTTGCCGGATCAACGTTGCGCACGCACAGCGTGAAGGCAAAGATGTTCTCCATTTTGTTGACCGAAAACTTGGGGAACACGGTCTTCCTCGCCGGTGATGTGGCAGTGGCTGATTGCAAGGTGGTTTTGATCGTTTGctcctggttctggttcttcgTGGACTCTTCCTCCTCTATCGCTTCCACTATTTTCGTCTCCGATTGGGCGTTTCCTCTCACTTCGTTGATATCTTGCAAAGTGATCGCACGGTGACGAAGCACGGGCAACGTGATCGATAGGGTTTTCTCGTCCACGTTAAACTTGGCCGTTCCTTCGTTCTCCTTCACCTCGTATGGCAGCTTCAGCTCAAGCTTGTAACGTGCCGGCTTTTCGCTGACCAGATGTAGCGCCGTCTTCGTAACATCCAACGCACAGTCGGAGGCCGACTTAAGCAATGGCAACGTGATGACTATTTTCAGTAGGCGCGGTATCGTTACATCGATCTTTGCATCCAGCTCCTCCGTCATTTCTTCATAGCCGACGTCCCGGCACTGCACGATCTTGTACTCCGGGGTGGTATAGAAAGGATCGACGCGGTTCTGCGTCTTGCATCCCACGGGTTTCGGGATATTTTCTTTATCTTTTGTACAATCGGTGGTCTCGTTGGTGGATACCGGTGGCATGGCAGCGAGCAGCTTCTCGACCAcctcgttccgttcggttgttCCATCCTGTTTGGCCGATCTTTCCCGCATGACCGTGCACTTCGGGGTGCCTTTGTACTGCAGTTTTGGAAAGCGCAGATTCGCGCGGTCCAGCTTCACGCCGAACGAACCTTCGACCGCATCGAGCGCCGTACTGTTGAGCAACTTCCGGAATCCGTCGTTCTTCGAGGCCAGATGCAGCGCATCCGGATGAAACATGACGTCGTACACGACACACTCGGCATTCCGGTTATCGTAGTCCTTCCGAGGTTGACTTTGGGCGTACGGGATGCTCCAGCGTAGCCCTTTCTGTCCCTCATCGTTCGTGCCTCCGGCGCTGGACGGTTTCTTAACCAGCTCGCAGCGACAGACATTAATGAAGCCCTTGCGTGTCCCGTCGACCACGGTTTTGATTACGTAACCCGGGGTCGGATTCAGGAATTTGACGTCGTAGCCCCGTTCCGCTTCCAACTCCGTCAGCTCCTCCTCGTACCGCTTCCGGTTCGCCGGGTCTCGTAGCTCGTCGCAGTACTCGATGAAAAGACTCCGAAACTCCTCGTTCTCCAGGCAGCGAGTGATGTTTCGAAACTCATCACGCGAAAGATTAAACTCCCCCGACATGCTCGTGTCGCTCGTATCTTAATTCTCTCAGCAGATGATATCTTGATTGCCCTAAATTACGCCGCGGAACAGCACTCCTCGGTGGATGACGAAATCTTCAATGCCGGCACTCGCTTTCGTCTTTTCTGCTTACGGTTTTTCCTTCCTAGGCCTGCTTGTTTATTTTACGATAGATTTTTGGGGACGTTGCCAAGATCCCGGGCCaaaaacgagaacgagaacgagaacgtgGTTCAAGGAAAATTCAATCGATTTAACACTCGCGGAACGCGCTGAGGAAGAGCTAAACGCTAAACTGCACTTTTACATAAAATTGTTCAACTTCTAAAATGCACGTACACTATTTCTATTCACTAAAGTATTGCTTTTTGATGTAGTTTTTCCGAATTTTTGGTGGTGAGGTTCTCGATGCGgcttttgatatttttctcctacttcttctttttctttttgattttctttttgtttttcttctttttttgtttttttttttcgggatcCTCGTTTATTCTGCTACACTTTTTCACAGGACCATGACGTGTTTGCTTGAAATATTTGTGCGATGAATAATTTGCTTGcagtttgatttttttgcaACTGCttgaatttttgaaacatCGTTCGAGCACTTTTCGAGCACTTTTCGAGCACTTTTTAGGCGGTTTTCTCGAAAGTTTGAACACGCGGTTTGAACGGCCATTTGGCGGTTTGGCTTtaagcgtttttttgttttttcgttctttttctcgttttttgcgGCATAAGTGATTACAAAATGCAACAAGAAAGCAATAACTACGCAGAAGTGTTTTATCGGGAAGGCCTCTTCCGGAAAAATGAGCCACTGCGACCTGGTACGAAAGTTTAGAGACAACACGTGGTCGCCGGTGCATCGAGTGGTGCTTTTCACCAGCCCCGAGTATTTCAGCCAGCTTCAGAGCGTTCGCAAGATGCACCACAATATTCTGATCAGCCAGGGAAGCACGGAAGCGAAGGCTTccacaagaaaaacaatccaTGTTTGTTAATGTACCGACTGTGACAAAAACCAACACTGAACGCAAGATGTATAAGGTAAGGATAATCGAAATGGTTTTATTAGTAAGAAACACTCCGTCGTCGTACCATTACAAATAACGCTGGTTGGCCGCGATTTGTTGTCCTCGCTATCGCTTTCAGTTCTTACACACTTTTATTATGTTTCACTTGGTTTCATCATAAGTAACGGGTTGAATTCATTCTTTTCGTATTCTAAATCAAATCCTACTCCACCGCACCGCCCTGTCTCATTGTCATCCCTCAGCCTCAACTCTTCATGACAGAGCTCACTTACTTTACTGTACGCTTTATTATTTGCTTTGATCAATCGTAAAAATGGGTTTAAATTTTGTAGACTCTGCGAGATACAAATTGATCTGCCTGCTCTTCATCATCCATTCCGTTGCGCATACTCTCAAGCTGGGCAACGGgattacaaacaaacaactaaaCGTTACAGATGAACGAGTGAGTGGCTCATTTAGCGATAGATAAGAAATGTTGTGgctgtatttaaaaaaaattacacaaTGGCCTTCGATATAACATCTAAACATGCATGGGTACAGCGCTTTAAGTCTGTGAGATTCCTAGACACCGGTAGTCTTAAGTTCTACGGGAGGACATTATCAGGAGCGTGGGTACGAGCAGGTCACGCTGCATTTGCGCTTCAAAATGGCGAGCGTGCACGACTTTGGAATGAGTAAAAGGACAAAGT
This sequence is a window from Anopheles darlingi chromosome 3, idAnoDarlMG_H_01, whole genome shotgun sequence. Protein-coding genes within it:
- the LOC125957525 gene encoding protein kintoun; protein product: MSGEFNLSRDEFRNITRCLENEEFRSLFIEYCDELRDPANRKRYEEELTELEAERGYDVKFLNPTPGYVIKTVVDGTRKGFINVCRCELVKKPSSAGGTNDEGQKGLRWSIPYAQSQPRKDYDNRNAECVVYDVMFHPDALHLASKNDGFRKLLNSTALDAVEGSFGVKLDRANLRFPKLQYKGTPKCTVMRERSAKQDGTTERNEVVEKLLAAMPPVSTNETTDCTKDKENIPKPVGCKTQNRVDPFYTTPEYKIVQCRDVGYEEMTEELDAKIDVTIPRLLKIVITLPLLKSASDCALDVTKTALHLVSEKPARYKLELKLPYEVKENEGTAKFNVDEKTLSITLPVLRHRAITLQDINEVRGNAQSETKIVEAIEEEESTKNQNQEQTIKTTLQSATATSPARKTVFPKFSVNKMENIFAFTLCVRNVDPATVELDNRTDSVHCRFTNVGNGFFPCYYVFFVRFPNAQVLEVQHEEWDNNLIIQITLNTSSIGSYRAGPSEHETAEYSIMEDITDKINKFGKEIEDDSLCIAVVRQEKGKKKPMAGLSIEISKKDAEQREDHQEEESCCEAAPKPEEEPALCGTSVEEGDDKETDAQIMLKAKRNARKKNKKRSLSESFCDHLKVIVENESIGQSSEPMSKGGPEAATNGASAPIETPNSGGKPRKVRSVSECCQVESSEACDESESLPSLLFTRKLKGILKRSSFDRTISECSSVDDLGTSVELSFPGSIGEECRKTVRFNDAIRKQLFRSNSCIMRQKKKSQKKRELKQRATVRRMSEGESTDNDEKDLIGHDDGSHCLDNGGEKETLENDSGVSFDSESGEKDAIGEPETGGIPMKAGSKKASKSRKNNHAKGGKPSTVDAKGSRNNKAGADVQNIEFKSDMIFDIEM